The sequence AGACGGAGCTATCGCACCCGTGAGCGGCAGCTCGTACTGGAGGCTCGGCGACTCCATGTCGGAGTTGGGCATCGAGGAGCGGGAGAGAGCCATCGACTTCAGCGCCTACCTGGACTCGGCGCTGCACTGCCCGCAGCTGGCGGCGCACACGCAGACGCACAcgcagcagccgcagccgcagcagGGGGACGTTTTCTCAGATTTCCTGGCGGAGAACAAGATCAAGAGAGTTGCAGCTCAGAACTACAAGAGCTACTCGATGCTCGGCGACCTGGAGGCGAGTCAGTGCGACAGCCTGCGGGACCCCCGGGAGCCCTACTCGCTGGGGTACACGGAGCTGCAGGAGACCCGTGTGGACAGCGTGCTGAGCCCGGAGCTGGGTCGCTAccgagccgccgccgccgctgccgccgccgctgctgctgctgctgcggacgGAGACGACGCTCAAGAAGACGCGAAGATGGAGAACGGCTCGTCTGGTTTTGACATGAGGTCCTACCTCCACTACCAGTCCACCAGCGGCAGTCTGGGCAACATCTCCAGCGCGTCCTCGTCCTGCTCCAGCCCGCCCGGCACACCTGCCCCGGCAGGTAGGGACAGGTCCCCGTCGCACGGGGGCAAGATGTCCAGCGGCAAAGCGAAGAAGCGCCTGGACAAGGACAGTGAGGAGTACCGGCTTCGGAGGGAGAGGAACAACCGGGCCGTGAGGAAGAGCAGGGACAAAGCCAAGATGCGCAACTTGGAGACGCAGCACAAAGTCCTGGAACTGACCGCGGAGAACGACCGTTTACAGAAGCGCGTGGAGCAGCTGTCCAGAGAGCTGTCCACCCTGCGCAACCTGCTCTCTGCCACCGGACAGTGTTAGAATCctcacccccccaacccccccacacccccccacagACTGCACATGGAGCCCGGGGCTTCTTGTCTAATCACTGATGGACTTTAGAGCCGCAGCTGATCCGCTGACTGAGCGTTGAAGACGGTTCGTGGACGCGGGTGAAGACGGCGGCCGACCACCAGTTTACAAGGACTCTTTGAATGGGACTGAGGAAGTGGGTGCATGGATTGCGCAATCGTTCACGATTCTTCACATGTCACCTTAGCTTTATTCTCAGCTgtcgttttatttttatttgtggtgTATGCAGTATTTCTGTGCAGGTTTTACATACATGCGAGTGAATTGGTACTTTTTGTGTATTCACAGCAGCGGTTGTCAAGGGAAGAGTTGTGCTGCAGTGAAATGATGCAACTCTTTGTAATACTATTGGCAATGAATGAAATAAGtctaattatttaatattaaaaggtGAAATGCTTTAATTGTACTTGATATTTTATGGAATTAAACAGATTTATACTTTGTCTAAACAATTTCTCTTgtaatttcttctttttctggaagtcgtgtgtgtgtgtgtgtgtgtaggctcaGACAGACAGGGATGTAAAGCTCTCACACCGCCGTGTTATACCCTGCATGTTGATTCCAACATATTGCAGATGGCAATAAGGCACATTCACAACCGTTTAATTCAGCCAAATGTACCAAATTGGAAAGAGACACGTCACACTGCAGGAATTCGCCGATCAGAGTGAATCTTATAGATCCAGTTTGCCCTATACACAGAATACACCAATATTATATCATTTTTAACGACGCATCCCCATTTAAAATGCAGTGGTTTCTATCAGCAGGTCTAGACAGCGCAGAGAAGTCCTCACTTATTACTGTTTGAGGATTTATACGTGAATTGGTGTTTCTCCATTCTCTTTATATGCAACAGTAATGTAGGATGATTTCTCCCTTTCAAGACGCTCCAGACGGTTACTGGATAACCCTGCCACCGCCATTTTGGTTCCTCTGTTTACTTAATGGCTGGACACTGAAGTCCTCAGATCCTGAAATACATGCAACCAAATTTAAGCTGAAACGATACTGCTGAGGGCAgcaaacaaaagaggaaaaaaaactcgGCCACACTGCACGCAGCACAGAAATGTTGGTTTTATCTTTAGCTGGCTCTGTCAATAGTCTGCTGGGTCCACTGGCCCAGTGATGGGTTCAAGGTTGCATGGAAATTAATCAGCAACTAACCTCCTCACACCACTTCAGGTCATGCTTCAACAGCCGAGAGCTGAACGGCTGCGAGTCAGTGCAAGCGAGTTACAGATAATCCTCCTTTAACCCCCAAGAGAATAAACACTCAGCAGAAAATGAAGAAGTTAAAGATAGGAGTGACACAGTGGGTTACACCAGACATAATGGATAAGATGACAGTTGGCGGAGGAGATAAAGAAAAGGAGCACAGTAGGATTTGTAGGTGATCCATGACGTTTCAGGTTGGGGGATGTTTTCCAGCTCTCGCTTCAAAGAGccgagaagaagagaaagacccACTCTGCTGGTTGTGTTAAGAGACGACACTGGTTATGGAACCGAAAAGTTCCACCATCTAAATGAAGCATAAAACCCGTGGTGTTGTTTTGATGTGCAGAGATGACATTTGGATATTTCGACACACGCAGTGATGAACAGTTTAGTTTTAAGCTGTTGTGCAATATCCTCCTTTTCCAACACATCACCACTTGAAGAATGTTACACCCAGTTCTGAATAAGACATTGTTATCCTCCATGTACATGACAATGGCTCTAAGTAGCTGTGGTCTGGTTTCAGGCCAGTACAGtaataaaagtatgatttttaaCAGATTTCAAGGAAAAGTTGGCCATGTTTGTTGTGGTACAATCCCAGCAAACAAAGAAAGTAATGTTTTTAGCAATGTGTGAATACTCCAACATCCATAGCTTCCTTGTTGTGACTGTTTCCGCACACATGTAGCTCCTCGTGTTGGCTCGCATCCAATCAAACATTCTACGAATTCTTTCTTCGATGACCCCACGTTTCCTATTTGAGCCCCATGCAATCGTTCCCTGCTCCTGGCTCCTGCTCTGACAGGACACAGGGAAATTCCCACACATGATGACCTCTTTTCTTGAAAGTTTAGTCCGGCCCCTTTTTCAACATATTACCGTCAATGGGCAGTGTCTGTCCGTAAACTCCTAATTGCATCACAGCCCCTCCAGAGGCCAACCGGCCTCCTAAAAACTCCACTGATAaagcaatacacacacacacacgcacacacacacgcacacacacacacacctgtcatgATGTCCACCAGCTGTTGTGAAATGGacgattttttttattgcccTTGAGTCATGTTaacatgttttttcatttgttataCTTATCAGTAGGCTTCATAGCAGATTGGGTTTcactaatcaatcaatgaagTCGGGTGCTGAAAACGCAGCCTGgctttattttacacttttttgCATTTGAATTTGGCTTCGATACAGTTTCTCTGACTTGTTAAGTTCAGCAGTGCCACAGCGGAACCGACACGCTTGCTGCTGTTTTATATCAACAACCTACAGATGTGTGTTGAGATTAAATAACACTTAACAAGGACTGGAGAGGCTTACTTGGGTATCTCTGACAGACGATCTAAAGCTCGTATAGATTAAAACCTTGTTCCCCATCACATGCTCTTGTTTGTCACCGCTCAGTAAAATGAATGTTTTGGACTGTAGGTCAAACAAATCAAGACATTAGAACATTTTGCCCTGgtcaatttttatttaatttttttctgacAATTTATGGACAAAACAATGAATCCATGATTAAAAGCAAATAGTTATTGATGATCAACTTTGTCGTCACACCAGTCACAAAGCACAAAACAGCACATTACAACTGTAAGAAATacattattatcatttaatACAATAAAACGTTGTGGCTAAAATCTTCCTTTAACATAGTTGATCAATCCATCAAATAAGGCTGCATTAAATATTGTTATTACAGACAACAAGTTctatgaaaagaccaaaacaatCGGTGTGTTTTGTCCGTCTTTCAAGACTTTCCtactcctttgtgtgtgtgcgagcacgACCAGGTGAAAATAACCTGTTGCACAACATTTTGGAAAGAAGGTGTGTTTTGAATAGTTTTACTAGAAAAACAATGGAGTCATTGTGTACACATACCTACTTTATAGTGGAATCAGTTCATTCTTGGTTTAAGTCTTGAAGTTAataatagaatatcaaaaaaaGCTATAATTTAGTTGATAATGTATTTCTGATAGACAGTGTGGTCTCATGAAGTCTTTTATTCTGTATTCACTCCTGGTAAGATGTGGAGAACCTCAAAGCTCTATTCTGGGTCCTGTTCTGTTTTTCTATGAATATATACCTTCTGCATAGTTTGATTTAGAATTGTTTTGCTGACTAGAAATCAAACTCTAAGCTGAATGCAGATAAAACTGGTGATTTAAATTCACTGATTCTCCAATTACTCTCTCAAATGTGTTTGGCGATTGAT comes from Pleuronectes platessa chromosome 6, fPlePla1.1, whole genome shotgun sequence and encodes:
- the cebpb gene encoding CCAAT/enhancer-binding protein beta, which produces MEVAGFYEAGGFAIHSRDGAIAPVSGSSYWRLGDSMSELGIEERERAIDFSAYLDSALHCPQLAAHTQTHTQQPQPQQGDVFSDFLAENKIKRVAAQNYKSYSMLGDLEASQCDSLRDPREPYSLGYTELQETRVDSVLSPELGRYRAAAAAAAAAAAAAADGDDAQEDAKMENGSSGFDMRSYLHYQSTSGSLGNISSASSSCSSPPGTPAPAGRDRSPSHGGKMSSGKAKKRLDKDSEEYRLRRERNNRAVRKSRDKAKMRNLETQHKVLELTAENDRLQKRVEQLSRELSTLRNLLSATGQC